The following coding sequences are from one Streptomyces sp. NBC_01294 window:
- a CDS encoding DUF4232 domain-containing protein, translating to MIVKRWVRGMGGVVVAGVLAGAAGCEAPPAPRAAPGPTAPTKPVRTAQPGTETGPACPEGGVRLLETDGNAAMGLRVAGFQLVNCGAQPYALEGYPQVSLRDDRNAPVEVTVEHGAEGITTGVPHIEAAPQPVTLAPGQAASFWMVWRNLVTDGTVTAATASVVEVEPRPGAPRLSLRTAHPVDLGNTGKLGIGPWTAIDR from the coding sequence ATGATCGTGAAGCGGTGGGTACGGGGCATGGGCGGGGTCGTTGTCGCGGGGGTGCTGGCCGGGGCGGCCGGGTGCGAAGCGCCGCCGGCGCCGCGGGCCGCCCCGGGGCCGACCGCGCCGACGAAGCCGGTCCGGACGGCGCAGCCCGGTACGGAGACCGGCCCGGCGTGCCCCGAGGGCGGGGTCCGGCTCCTGGAGACCGACGGGAACGCCGCGATGGGACTGCGGGTGGCGGGCTTCCAGCTGGTCAACTGCGGTGCGCAGCCTTACGCCCTGGAGGGCTACCCGCAGGTGTCGCTACGGGACGACCGCAACGCCCCGGTGGAGGTCACGGTCGAGCACGGCGCGGAAGGGATCACCACGGGAGTACCGCACATCGAGGCGGCGCCGCAGCCGGTGACGCTGGCGCCGGGGCAGGCGGCGTCGTTCTGGATGGTGTGGCGCAACCTCGTCACCGACGGGACGGTGACCGCCGCGACGGCGTCGGTCGTGGAGGTCGAGCCCCGCCCCGGCGCGCCCCGGCTGAGTCTGCGGACGGCCCATCCGGTCGATCTCGGGAACACCGGGAAGCTGGGGATCGGCCCGTGGACGGCGATCGACCGGTGA
- a CDS encoding GNAT family N-acetyltransferase, whose protein sequence is MALEMRVLQADEWDVWYDHLELAFGGVPETPQERKLYKSLTEPERSLGVWDGDTCVGSAGSFDFRLSVPGGAVVPAAGVTMVGVSPTHRRRGVLRSLMRRQLDDIRAGGEPLAVLTASDPAIYGRFGYGIGTYALSLDMDTTRIRLSVPPGTDGVRLRLVDPQQALADCERVYAALLPGRPGMPARRPGWERMPLLDAPGMRNGGSPLKCVVAEREDGEVVGYARYRVKPDWDFTGSDGKVEVNDLDALDPAACAALWRYLFEIDLTWTVRASRRPVDDPVLHLVSDVRRSRPRTRDSLYVRLVDLPAALEARTYGAPADVVLEVEDAFCPWNAGRWRLVADGKGVARCTRTGEPADLELSVRELGSAYLGGITLTSLAAAGLVRELRAGALTEASRAFAGDVAPWLPHGF, encoded by the coding sequence ATGGCTCTTGAGATGCGCGTATTGCAGGCTGATGAGTGGGATGTCTGGTACGACCACCTGGAACTGGCGTTCGGTGGTGTGCCGGAGACCCCCCAGGAGCGCAAACTGTACAAGTCACTGACGGAGCCCGAGCGCTCGCTCGGTGTCTGGGACGGCGACACCTGCGTCGGCTCGGCGGGCTCCTTCGACTTCCGCCTCTCCGTGCCGGGCGGGGCGGTCGTCCCGGCGGCCGGCGTGACGATGGTGGGCGTCTCCCCCACCCACCGCCGGCGCGGGGTGCTCAGGTCCCTGATGCGGCGCCAGCTGGACGACATCCGGGCGGGTGGCGAACCGCTCGCCGTGCTGACGGCCTCGGACCCGGCGATCTACGGGCGCTTCGGCTACGGCATCGGGACGTACGCCCTGTCCCTGGACATGGACACCACTCGGATACGGCTCTCCGTGCCGCCGGGGACGGACGGGGTGCGGCTGCGCCTGGTCGACCCGCAGCAGGCGCTGGCCGACTGCGAGCGGGTGTACGCGGCGCTGCTCCCCGGGCGGCCGGGCATGCCGGCCCGCCGGCCCGGCTGGGAGCGGATGCCGCTGCTGGACGCGCCCGGGATGCGCAACGGCGGGTCGCCGCTGAAGTGCGTGGTCGCCGAGCGGGAGGACGGCGAGGTGGTCGGGTACGCCCGCTACCGCGTCAAGCCCGACTGGGACTTCACCGGGTCGGACGGCAAGGTCGAGGTGAACGACCTCGACGCGCTGGACCCGGCGGCGTGCGCGGCGTTGTGGCGCTACCTCTTCGAGATCGACCTGACCTGGACGGTACGGGCGTCCAGGCGCCCGGTGGACGATCCGGTGCTGCACCTGGTCAGCGACGTGCGCCGGTCGCGGCCGCGGACCCGGGACTCGCTGTACGTACGGCTCGTGGATCTGCCGGCGGCGCTGGAGGCCCGGACGTACGGGGCTCCGGCGGACGTGGTCCTGGAGGTCGAGGACGCGTTCTGCCCGTGGAACGCGGGGCGGTGGCGGCTGGTCGCCGACGGCAAGGGCGTCGCCCGCTGCACGCGGACCGGGGAGCCGGCGGACCTGGAACTGTCCGTCCGGGAGCTGGGGTCGGCGTACCTGGGCGGGATCACCCTCACCTCGCTGGCCGCGGCCGGCCTGGTGCGCGAGCTGCGCGCGGGCGCCCTGACGGAGGCCTCGCGCGCCTTCGCCGGGGACGTGGCCCCCTGGCTGCCCCACGGCTTCTAG
- a CDS encoding pyridoxal phosphate-dependent decarboxylase family protein — MDRMLAADLARLPDLLDATRRAAAEALATLDERAVVPPATRPHDPEPLPEHAAGADAALAAFRDRWEPRLSASAGPRYLGFVTGGATPAALAGDWLTAAHDQNSNSALDGAGQDLERETVGWLRELFRLTPAHTGTFVSGATMSNTTGLAIAREWLGERLGVSPADHGVAALGKVRVLSGAPHSSIAKALSVLGLGRDSLVRVPTLPGREAVDPAALDRALADTPGPAVVVANAGTVNTVDFDDLPAIAALRPRHDFWLHTDAAFGAFAALSPDHAHLAEGLDASDSLCVDLHKWLNVPYDSAVQFTRRRDLQARVFQNSAAYLGPLGDTPDLVHLTPENSHRLRALAAWFTLRAYGRQGHREIVERDIACARALGAALEQDPAFTLLAPVRLNVVCFTLSEAPTAARLAALREAAAAEVFVTPTVYGGTPALRAAFSNWRTTQADVRRAAEALRKAAREIA, encoded by the coding sequence ATGGACCGCATGCTCGCCGCCGACCTCGCCCGGCTCCCCGACCTGCTCGACGCCACCCGCCGCGCCGCCGCCGAGGCGCTCGCCACGCTGGACGAGCGGGCCGTCGTACCGCCCGCCACCCGGCCGCACGACCCCGAGCCCCTCCCGGAGCACGCCGCCGGCGCGGACGCCGCCCTCGCCGCCTTCCGCGACCGCTGGGAGCCGCGGCTCTCGGCCTCCGCGGGCCCCCGCTACCTCGGCTTCGTCACCGGCGGAGCCACCCCCGCGGCCCTCGCCGGCGACTGGCTCACCGCCGCCCACGACCAGAACTCCAACTCCGCGCTGGACGGCGCCGGTCAGGACCTCGAACGCGAGACCGTCGGCTGGCTGCGCGAGCTCTTCCGCCTCACCCCCGCCCACACCGGCACCTTCGTCAGCGGCGCCACCATGTCCAACACCACCGGCCTCGCCATCGCCCGCGAATGGCTCGGCGAACGCCTCGGCGTCTCCCCGGCCGACCACGGCGTGGCGGCCCTCGGCAAGGTCCGCGTGCTCTCCGGCGCCCCGCACTCCTCCATCGCCAAGGCCCTCTCGGTCCTCGGTCTGGGCCGCGACAGCCTGGTCCGGGTCCCGACCCTGCCCGGCCGCGAGGCCGTCGACCCCGCCGCCCTCGACCGCGCCCTCGCCGACACGCCCGGACCGGCCGTGGTCGTCGCCAACGCGGGCACCGTCAACACCGTCGACTTCGACGACCTCCCGGCGATCGCGGCCCTGCGCCCGCGCCACGACTTCTGGCTGCACACCGACGCCGCGTTCGGCGCCTTCGCCGCCCTCTCCCCGGACCACGCGCACCTCGCCGAAGGCCTCGACGCCTCCGACTCCCTCTGCGTCGACCTGCACAAGTGGCTCAACGTCCCCTACGACAGCGCCGTCCAGTTCACCCGCCGGCGCGACCTGCAGGCCCGCGTCTTCCAGAACTCCGCCGCCTACCTCGGCCCGCTCGGCGACACCCCCGACCTCGTCCACCTGACCCCGGAGAACTCCCACCGGCTGCGCGCCCTCGCCGCCTGGTTCACACTGCGGGCCTACGGCCGCCAGGGCCACCGGGAGATCGTCGAACGCGACATCGCCTGCGCCCGCGCCCTGGGCGCCGCCCTGGAGCAGGACCCCGCCTTCACCCTCCTCGCCCCGGTCCGCCTCAACGTCGTCTGCTTCACCCTCTCCGAGGCCCCCACCGCGGCCCGCCTGGCCGCCCTGCGCGAGGCGGCGGCCGCCGAGGTCTTCG
- a CDS encoding PP2C family protein-serine/threonine phosphatase, whose protein sequence is MAGARVETLMARMRMLSHRGRTALRKSAVDYFRGDASDWLAFGGLLLTIPAIACGTLMLPVWFSPSALVLPIVAGGLLLRPASLLGLYAASAAALIVEALVLGPYTQGPARVTPGTVLVVAACGFFGLVIAQFRSRVGVPWRRGGTMLFDLRERIRVQSKLPALPRGWHREMALRPAGGQSFSGDFVVAARTNGGRTLEIVLTDVSGKGMEAGSRALLLSGAFGGLLGALPPHGFLPAANGYLLRQDWDEGFATSIHLVLDLQTGDYELLSAGHLPALQLSAGTGRWQERSGEGPLLGVYDGAEFTPARGNLRPGDVLMLFTDGLVETADRDISEGIDRLTGEADRYVAAGWEGATWHLIEKVAKDVNDDRALLLIRRSA, encoded by the coding sequence ATGGCCGGAGCACGCGTGGAAACCCTCATGGCCCGGATGCGCATGCTGTCGCACCGGGGCCGCACCGCCCTGCGCAAATCCGCGGTGGACTACTTCCGCGGCGACGCCTCCGACTGGCTCGCCTTCGGCGGGCTCCTGCTCACCATTCCCGCGATCGCCTGCGGCACACTGATGCTGCCGGTCTGGTTCTCGCCCTCGGCGCTCGTCCTGCCGATCGTGGCCGGCGGCCTGCTGCTGCGCCCCGCGAGCCTCCTCGGCCTGTACGCCGCCTCAGCGGCCGCACTGATCGTGGAGGCCCTCGTCCTCGGCCCCTATACCCAGGGCCCGGCGCGCGTCACCCCCGGCACCGTCCTGGTGGTGGCCGCCTGCGGGTTCTTCGGGCTGGTCATCGCCCAGTTCCGCAGCCGCGTCGGCGTGCCGTGGAGACGCGGCGGCACCATGCTCTTCGACCTGCGCGAACGGATCCGGGTACAGAGCAAACTGCCCGCCCTGCCGCGCGGCTGGCACCGCGAGATGGCCCTGCGCCCGGCCGGCGGCCAGTCCTTCTCCGGCGACTTCGTGGTCGCGGCCCGCACCAACGGCGGCCGGACCCTGGAGATCGTCCTGACCGACGTCTCCGGCAAGGGCATGGAGGCGGGCTCCCGGGCCCTGCTGCTGTCCGGCGCCTTCGGCGGACTGCTCGGCGCGCTGCCGCCGCACGGCTTCCTGCCGGCCGCCAACGGCTACCTCCTGCGCCAGGACTGGGACGAGGGCTTCGCCACCTCCATCCACCTCGTGCTGGACCTGCAGACCGGCGACTACGAACTCCTCTCGGCCGGCCACCTCCCCGCGCTCCAGCTCTCCGCGGGCACCGGCCGCTGGCAGGAGAGGTCCGGCGAGGGCCCGCTGCTCGGGGTCTACGACGGCGCCGAGTTCACCCCCGCCCGCGGAAACCTCCGCCCCGGCGACGTGCTGATGCTCTTCACCGACGGCCTCGTCGAGACGGCCGACCGCGACATCAGCGAGGGCATCGACCGCCTCACCGGCGAAGCCGACCGCTACGTGGCCGCAGGCTGGGAGGGCGCGACCTGGCACCTGATCGAAAAGGTCGCCAAGGACGTCAACGACGACCGCGCGCTGCTGCTGATCCGCCGCTCCGCCTGA